AAGCGGACCCGGCTGCGGCGCCTCCTGTTCGAGTTCGGCCCCGGCCACGGAACGCTGCTGTTCCTGCCGATCGACCAGGGCATCGAGCACGGCCCGCGCGACTTCTTCCCCAACCCGGCGTCGAAGGATCCCGAGTACCAGTTCCGCCTCGCCGCGGAGGCGGGCTACTCAGCGATCGCCTGTCAGATCGGCCTCGCGACCAAGTACTACCCGGACTTCGCCGGCCAGGTGCCGCTGATCCTGAAGCTGAACGGCAAAACCGAGGTACCCCCCTCCGGCGAGGCGCTGTCGACCTGCAACGCGCAGGTCGAGGACGCGGTCCGGCTGGGCGCCGACGCGGTCGGCTACACGCTCTACGTCGGCTCGCCGCGCCAAGACGAGGACCTGGTCCAGCTCGGCGGCGTGCGCCGCGACTGCGACCGCTTCGGCATGCCGCTGATCATCTGGGCCTACCCCCGCGGCTCCGCAATCGACAAAAAGGGCGGTCGCGACTCCTTCTACGCGATCGACTACGCCGCCCGGATGGCGATGGAGATGGGCGCCGACGTGGTGAAGCTGAACATGCCGAAGATCGACCCCGAGAAGGACAAGGAATCCCCCGCTCCGTACAGCGAGGGCGGTTTCTCCCAGGAGGATGCGATCCGCCACTGCGTCGCCTCGGCAGGGCGCTCGCTGGTGGTGCTCTCCGGCGGCTCGAAGGTCGACGACGACAGGCTCTTGGAACAGACCCGGTTCGTGCTCGAGGCGGGCGGCTCGGGCGTCATCTACGGCCGCAACGTGTGGCAGCGCGAGTGGAGCGCCGCGCTCGAGATCATCGAGCAGATCAAGGAGATCATGCTCTCGAGCGTCAGCCGCATCCCCTAGGAGGGGCGCGCCTGACGCGCCGGGGCTTGCACGGTAGGTGAGGAAGCCTGCCGCGATCGCCCTGGTCGCCCTGGCGGCCGTGACCGGCTGCGGGTCGGACGGCGCCGACGAGGGGTTGGGACATGTCGTCAGCGCCCGGGTTGTGCGGGTGATCGACGGCGACACGATCGAGGTCACGATCGACGGCGCGGAGGAGGATGTCCGCTACATCGGCGTCGACACGCCCGAGACGGTCAAGCCCGGCTCCCCGGTCGAGTGCTACGGGCCCCAGGCGAGCGCCGCAAACCACCGGCTGGTGGAGGGGCGCACGGTGCGCCTGGTGTTCGACGCCGAGCGTCGCGACGTCTACGACCGCCTGCTGGCCTATGTATACACGGAGACTCGCGGACAGCCCGGCAAGGGCCGCTTCGTCAACGCGGCTCTCGTTCGCCAGGGCTACGCGCGAACGCTGGAGATCGCGCCGAACACCGAACACGCGCCGCAGCTCAGCCGGCTCCAGGCACAGGCCGGGCGGGCCGGGCGGGGCCTGTGGGACGCCTGTTGAGCGCTAAAGAAACGTTCGCTGTTGCCTAACATCTGGTAGCTTCAACGTGCCTGCCGCCCCCCTTCGCCTTCCTTCCGGGGCGCGCGGCACACTGGCACCTAGCAGAGCTTCACCGGGAACCGCCATGAGGATGCGACAGACCTCAGACCAGTTCGAGCTAGCCTTCGAGCAGGAGGCTGCGCTCGAGCGTCGCCGGCGCAGTCAGCTTCGCCAGCGGGCGGCGAACCGCTCCCGGGCGCGGCGCATGCAGCGGACCGAGCAGCGCGGCACGGTCGCCTTCGGCGTCCTCGTCGTTGCGCTCACGCTCACGGCCGTCGCGGTGACCGTGGTGATGTTCGAGACGCTCGCCCTGCTGATGGGCTAGGCATGGCTGTCGCGGTACTGAACGAGGTCGAAGGAGTCACCCCCGAGCTCTACGACGCGGTGAACGCGAAGCTGGGGGATGACATGCCCGACGGCGGGATCGTGCATACGGCGGGGTTCACCGCCGGGAAGATGATCGTGTTCGACGTGTGGGAGTCCCGCGAGCACTTCGAGCGGTTCCAGAACGAGCGCCTGCGCCCCGCGATCCTCGAGGTCGGCGGGGAAAACGCGCCGACGCCCACGCAGACCATCTACGAGCTTCACGATTTCCAGTCTGCGGGCTGAGCCCGCCCTGGCGATCGGGCGCTAGTCGCCGGAGAGATCGTCGAGCGCCTGCTCGACCTGCTCCTTCGCGTCCTCCTCGGCGCCCAGCTGCTCCTCCTGGATCGACAGATAGACCTCCTTGCGGAACACCGGCACGTCGCGAGGCGCCGTGATGCCGAGGCGGATCTTGTCGCGCGAAACCGCCAGCACGGAAACCTCGACCGCGTCCCCGATCATGATGCTCTGGTTGGTCTTGCGCGTCAGGACCAGCACGATTGTCCAGACTAACCGCTCACACCTACGCACGCGCCGGTTACGGGCGTCGCCCAACCGTCCGTTAGCATCACCCGCCCCGAAGGAACGTCACCGAGATGGCCCGAAAACCGCTTCGCTCACAGCTGAACCAGATCCGCGCCTGGGTCCGCCAGGGACGCACCGATGCCTGGATCGCCCACCAGCTCGACATCCCCGCGTCCGAGCTGCGCGAGTTCCGGCGCCGCCACGAGCTCGCGCCCGAGGACGAGGAGGCGGGCGACCTCGAGCTGCGCGACGAGATCGAGGCGGAGATCGCGCAGGCTGCGCTCGAGGAGGAGACCTCCGAGGACGACGACGAGGAGAGCGAGCCGGAGGAGAAGGCGGAAGCCGAGGAGGGCGGCGCTGAGGCCGGCAGGCGCCGGCGCAGGCGCCGCGGGCGCCGGGGTGGCCGCGGCGCCCGTCCCCGGGAGGCCCTACAGGCGACCTTCGACCACGGCAAGGACGACGGCTTCGGGCTCTGGCTCGATCCGGCGGTCGAGGACGACCCGGTCTACTCGGAGCACTGGGCCGGCCACCGGCAGGTCGAGGTGACGATCGAGCCGGACCGGATCGTGATCAAGCGCGTTTAGCGGCAAGCGGGGCGCCGCTGCGGCGTTCTTCCGTCTCACGCGACATGGGCGCCCAGGCCTCCGTCGGCGCCCGGGCGAGGTCGTCCCGCAGGTCCTCGAGCGTGCGCAGGTCGTGGGCGCTGCCGCCGGACGAGAGCAGCTCACGCATCTTCGCCAGCCTCACCGAGACCGGGCGGTCAGAGAACAGGAACAGCGCGATCCCAGCGTCGAGCTCGCTCGAATCCGCCACCGGCACCCCGCCTTGGCTGCCCGCCTGGCGAAGCAGGCGGACGAGCCGAGCGCCCTCGGACTCCGACGCGGAGTTGGCGTCCGCAGCGAGGATCTCCTGGGCCGGCCCGGAATCGGACTGTTCGCCGAGCGACGGGACCAGCGCCTCGGCCGGCAGGCGCTCGTTCACGGCCGTCCACAGGGCACCGCGGTCGCCGGGCTCCAGCGAGGCGAGCCCCTTGGGCACGTCGAAGCGAAGTGGCGAGCCCCGAATCGCCGATACCGCGATGTGCCGGAGCGGGTGCCAGTGATACGTGGGGATGATCCGCAACACGAATAGCGAGGCGATCCAGATCCCCATCACCAGCGCGATCAGGGGGAGCTGCACCCACTTGTTGTCGGGGTGGGCGAAGTGGTATGCCACGGCCAGCCCCGCAGCGACCACCGTCGCCTGGAACATCGCCAGGTACGGAAACTCGACCGGATCGTCGCCCAGCTGGGAGCGCAGGAACATGAAGGTGATCGGGAAGGTGAAGGCGAGCAGCATCGAGATCGGGGCGGCGTAGATGCCGATTCCGGTCTGGCTCAGGAGCAGCACCATCAGGCCCACATAGAGGAGCGCGGCGCCGACCGTGGCGGTGATGAAGACGCGGCGCTTGTTCGGGTAGGTCGCCATGGTGTTCACGGTCCGGTAGAGCGCCGGCATAGACATCGCCGCCGCGGTGAGCGGCACGATCGGGGCGGCTGACTCGAAGCGCGGCCCGCCGATCTGGATCAGGATCTCGCCGCCGAGCACCATCGCCAGAACTGCGGTGAGGGTGACGAGCACGAAGTAGGCGAGCAGCTGCCCCTGCGCCACCGGAACGCCGTATTCCCGCCTGAACGCCCGGAATGCCGCGCCCTTGCGGATCGGCCGAAGCGCCATCCTGAACCCCTGCGGCAGGAAGGCGACCATGAACCCAGTTCGCGAGGCGAACGTGTAAATGCCGAGCTCGCTGTGGCTCACGTAGCGAGAGAGAATGAAAACGTCGGCCTGCTGGATCACCCACATCGAGGAGGCGATCGGGACTCGAATCGAGCCGCGCTTGAGGATCTCCCAGAGCTCGCCGAAGTCGAAGCCGAGCTGAAAGCTGCCGCGCAGCAGCGCGATGCAGATCACGGCGGCGAGGGTGGTTCCGACGGCCTGGCCCAGGATCGCTCCCTCGACGCCCGCGCCACTGGCGAGGATGGCGATGATCGCGATCAGGTTGAAGGTGGGACGAGAGGCGTCGATCAGCGCGTAGGCGAGGGGCCGCTTCTCGAACCAGTAGACGATCTCCCCGAGCTTGAAGATCGCCCAGACAGCCCCGGTGATAGTCGCGAACAGCACCGCGTTCCCCTGGTTGGGGTCGTGGAGGAGGAAGTCGGCTATCTGCGTGCGGAAGGCGAACGCGAGCCCGATTGCGACCGCCGCCAGGAAGGTGCACCAGACGATCCCGACGCCGAGCGTGTAGGTCGGGCGCGTCGAGACCCCCTCCTCCTCCCCGTCGTCGTCGTCGTCGACGTCGTCCTCGTCCGTGACCCCGAAGGTGCGCATGATCGTCCCCGGCTTGGAGGCCAGGTGGATGACCTGGGTGACGATGGACGTTACGAAGAAGAGCAGGGCGTAGGAGCCCAACGACGACGCCCCCAGGAACCACGCCACCACCGGGATCGAGGCGTAGTGCAGAACGTTGGTGATCAGGAGAGACAGGCCCTGCGCGCTCGAATAGCGCGCCAACTGGGTGCCGAGGACGGCGCCGGTGCCCCCCGGGTGGCTGTGCTCGTGCTTGCTGGCCCTGCGCGGGGACTTCGAGCCGCGGGCCCTGCGCCTATCCCCCTCGGCCATCAGGCATCCCAGATCGACCAGTGCGCGAACCGGCGGCCGGTCAGCTCGCGCAGCCGTTCGGCGTCCTCACGCAGGACGCGCAGCACCTCCGGGCCCACGGCGGCGCGGACGTCCGGACGCTCGATCGGGCGCCGGCGGCTGACCCGCTCGTCGATCGCCAGCCAGACGTTCTTGGGAAGCAGGCGGCCGGGGCGCGAGCCGCTCAGCCGCTCGAGCCGCACCGCCAGCCGGCTGGCGCGGATCTTTCGCGAGGTCTCGTGCCGCTGCGCGCCGAAGTGGGGGTGCGTGAAGTCGGGGTCGGCTCCGGTGAACTCGAACACCTTGCGGAGGGTCTCGAGGGGCGCGGAGCGGAGCTCCTCCTGCTCGAGCACCAGGATCTGCTCGAACGGGTACTGGGTGAGGAACCGTTCGAGCTGCATGTGGTACTGGCTGCGCACCACATAGGAGGCGTTGGCGTGGGTTAGGGTGGCGGCGAGGTCCCCCTTTTCGCGCCGCTTGGCGTAGTTGTGAACCCAGTGCGCCGCGATCCGCTCCAGCGGGTCCCGCACCACGTACACGAGCTTCGCGTCCGGGACCAGGGAGCGCATGCGCCCGGGAACGCCCTCGTGCTGGGGGTAGGCGGTGTAGTTGGGCGAGGACTCGCCGCGGACCTTCGCGCCGGCGTCGAAGTAGCGCCGGTACCAGTCCTCGCCCCGGGGCCAGTTCCTCTCCTCGATGAAGAAGTTGAGCTCCTTCGGCCTCGACATCCAGATCTCGGGGTGAAGGCTGAGCTGGTAGTGGAGGCCGCTGGTGCCGCACTTCTGGGCCCCGATCACGATCAGATTGGGCAGCGCGCCACGCCCCGCACCCGCGCCGTTTCCGGCGCCGGGAATCCCTCGATCGACCGGTTTCGTAGATGTCGATGCGTCCACTTTCAGCCCAGGGTACCTAGTGGTCAGGCGATCTCAGGCAGGAGATCGGCGCCCCTGTCGCCGATCGCGAGCGCGCGCCGGGGCCGGGGGCGTTCCGCCAGGATCAAAGCGAGCCTGCGGCTCAGGAACTCATGGTAGTCGCCGCCGGCCACCCGCGCCTGAGCCTCGCCTGGGCCCGGCACGTGCTCGAACCCCACCCCCGCTCGCAGCAGAGGGGCGAACTCGAGCGAGTCGGTGATCACCAACACGCGCCCCGGCGGGTCGGGCGTGCGGGCAAGGGCTCCCTCCAGTTCGCGCTCGAGGGCGCCCTCGGTGACCCCGAGCGCCAGCACGACCGTGCGCGGCGGCCGGCGCACGATCGTCTGCTTGACGAAGGCGGCGGCGTGCAGCGGCAGCCGGGCGGCGAAGGGCGCCGCCCGGCGCGCCGAGGAAAGGGGCCGGCGAAGCCAGCGCCGCCACCATCCCGATCGGCGGCGCCCCGCCGGAGCCTGGGCCGCGGCCAGCTTGCCGAGCCATTGCGCTGCCTGGGCCGCCCCGTCCTCGAAGCGCAGCTCACCCAGGCGCTCGTGCATGGAGGCCCGCCGCCCCGGATCGAGCAGCTCGTCGAGCAGCGTCTCGATCCGGTCGGAGTCGGGCCCGTCCGCACCGAGCCCGATGCCTGCCTCCGCCGCGTAGCGGGCCCGCGCGGGCTGGTCGTCGGTCTGCCGGGGCATCGGCACGTACAGGGCGGGCACCCCGAAGCGGCAGAGCTCGTGGAAAGCGTTGTAGCCGGCGGCCGACACGGCGAGGTCGAAGGCGGCGAAGTAGCGGCTCATCGGGTAAGTGGCGTTCAGGTGGACCACCCCCTCCGGCACCGTCAGGAGCCTGGCGATCGTGGATGAGAGCGCCGCCACCTGGACGTCGTCCCGTCCCGCCAGGTGGTCCAGGCACCGCGTCACCGCACCGGCCACCTCGGGACCCTGGCCGAGCTGAACCAGCACATTCACCTTGCCCGGCTCTAGCCCGAGCTCGCGCTCGGCTTCGGCTCGCGGCACGAGCTCCTCCGGCTCGCAGAAGACGATCGGCCCGACCAGGTGGGCCTGCTCCCGGACCGCCACCGTCGGCCCGCGGTCCTCGCGCTCGGCCAGCTCTCCCGGCTCGAGCACGGCGTCGAAGAACTCCGAGCGCGCAAGCGCCCCGGGGTTGGAGCCGGGCCGCCACATCGGTCGCCGGCACCAGACCGCCCGCGTGCCGCGGGCGCCTGCGATCGCGTCGATCAGGGCCTGGTAGGGGTGCGCGCCGTCGAACACCACCAGGCGCGGGGCGGCCTCAGCGATCGCCGTCCGCAGGCGCCCCCGCAAGCGCCGAGACCAGCGCCAATCGCTGCCCGCCCCGGGCGTCGCGTAGGAGGCCACGTACTCGACCGGGAAGCCGAGCCGGTCAACCACCGGAGCGGCCGCCGAGAGGGTGAGGACAAGGGGCTCGAACGCGCCGTCCAGGCGTTTGGCGATCGCCATCGAGCGGGTCAGATGCCCCAGCCCGGTCCCGTTCGAGGTCACGAACAGGATGCGTTCAGCCAAGGCGCTTGTACGCGTCGATCAGGGAGCGGGCAACGTGGTTTTGCTCGCGCTCCAGCGCCTCCAGGGTGTTCTCGTACTTGCGCTGCACGCGCCGGCGCCCGATGCGCCCCAGCCCCTCCCGCCAGCGCGCCAGATGCGCCGCGTCCGGGTGCATCTGAAGGTCGAAGAACTCCCGCATGCCGGGCTCGTCGTCGATCCCGAGGAAGTCGAGCAGGCGCCCGTAGGTGCCCTCGCGATCCCCCAGGACGAGGTCGTCGAGGACCACCACACAGAGCTCCGAGCTCGACAGCGCGTTGGCGCCGTCGTGGGTGGCGCGCAGGCCCGTCTCGATCGCGCGCAGTCGGTCAGCCCACCAGTCGATCCCCTTCAGGACGGTGCCGGGCCCCCAGGTCTTGGTGGTCACGGAAGAGGCGGCGTCGCGCCCGTCCCGCACGGCGTGGACGAAGCGCGCCTCGCCGAACAGCCGCTGGAGGGTCCGCGCCTCCCTGACGTTGTGCGAGCTCATCTCGACCAGCCCCGGCTTGTCCTGCTCCGCCGCCAGCGGCCAGAACAGGTCGACGAACAGCTGCCGGCATGCCGGCACCGGGTCGGCCTGGTACTCGTCCTCGAACCGCTCCACCACGGCGTCGAACCGGCGGCGCGTCAGCAGGTTGTAGAGGCCCCGCGGCTGGTCGTCGACCCGAACGCGGTGCCACCAGAAGTCGCGCAGCTTGTCCAGGAACTCCGCCAGCGTCACCTTGCCCGCGAGCAGGTCGGGAATGCCGCGTTTGTGGCAGTGGAACCGCGCCTCGATCGGGACCGCGGCGTAGCGCGAGTTCCTGCCCAGGAGCCTGGAGAGGACGTGGGTTCCGCTCCGTCCCGTGCCGCCGATCAGCACCAGGTCGCCTTCGGCGGGCCGCACCTGGTACGCGGCGGTCTCCCAGGCTCCGGCCGCGGGCTCGGTCATGCCGCCACCGCTCCCTGCTCGTACGCGCGGCGGAGCACCGGGGCGCACTGATACCCCTTGGCCTCGAGCTCGGCGAGCGCCGTCTCGTAGCGGCTGCGAACCGCCTCCTGGTCGGCCTCGGAGAGGCCCTCGCGCCAGCGCTCGCGATGCGCCGCCTCCGGGCTGACCTCGGAGGCGAAGAACTCCCGCATCGCGGGCTCGTCGGCAAGCTCCAGGAAGCCCAGCAGGTCGCCATAGGCGCGCTCGCGATCGCCCCAGACCAGCTCGTCCAGGCTGATCGGGGCCACGCGTGCGGCGTCGTCGAGCCCGCGCACTCCCTCCTCGGCGAGCCGCAGCCGCTCCAGCCACCAGTCGATTCCGTCGGTGACGTTGGTCGGGTGGTGCGATTTTTGGCGCTTGGAGGCTTTGGAGGAGCCCGAGTCCCGCCCGTCGCGCACCGCGTGCACAAAGCGCGCCTCCGGGAAGATCCGGGCCAGGCCCGGCGCCGAGGCGATCGTGAAGCAGCTCATCTCGACGAGCGCCGGCTTACCCGCCTCCGTGGCGAGGGGCCCAAGGAGGTCGAAGAACAGTGTCCGGCTCGCTTGCACGACGTCACCTGGGGCGCTTTCCTCGAACCGCGAGAGGGCTTCTTCGAAGCGATCTCGCGGAATGATCTTGTGAAGCCCGCGGACCTTCCCGCCCCGCCGGGCGAAGGGCGCCAGGCGCACCCAGGCGCGCCCGCCACGCCGCACCCGGTGCCACCAGAACCGCCGTAGCTTGTCGAGGAACTCCGCCGGCGTCGCCTTGCCGGTGACCACGTCCGCGAGCCCGCTGGGGTTGCAATGGAAGCGGCACTCGATCGGGATCGCCGCGTAGCGCGAGTGCCTGCCCAGGAGCCTGGCGACCACGTGCGTGCCGCTCCTTCCCGTGCCGCCTACGAAGACGAGATCCGGGGTCATCACCCCACCTCGATCTCGCGGCCGTCGCCGCTCACGTAGGCCATCGGCTCCGGGCCGTCCGCGGCGCCGGCACGCGAGCGCTCGAGCGTGCGGCGCAGGAGCGGCGCGCAGGCGATTCCGTCGGCCTCCAGGCGTTGAAGGGTCTCCTCGTAGGCGCGCTCGATCTCGCGGATCTGGCGCTCCGAGAGGCCCTCGCGCCAGCGCTCCGCATGGGCGTGCTCGGCGCTCATCCGGCGGCGGAAGAAGCGGCGCATCTCCTTCCGGATGAAGACGCCGGTGAACCGGCACAGCGGGCGCAGCGCCCGTGGCCGCCCCAGCAGAAGCTCGTCCAGGCTCACGGTCAGCAGGCGATCGGGCGGGACCGCGCGGGACCCGGCGTCGACCCCCCGGATCCGCCCCTCCCACCACTCCAGGCCCTGGCGCCTGGTCCGCGGCGAGATGACGCCGCGCGTCTGGGCAACGCGCGAGGCGGAGGCGTCGCGGCCGTCGCGCACCACGTGGATGAACTTGGCCCCCTCGAACAGGCGCGCCAGCGTCGCCGCCTGGGCAACCGTATCCGTGCTCTGCTCGATCAGGCCCTTGGCGTTCGCGTGGGTGACCC
The nucleotide sequence above comes from Solirubrobacterales bacterium. Encoded proteins:
- a CDS encoding sulfotransferase; protein product: MDASTSTKPVDRGIPGAGNGAGAGRGALPNLIVIGAQKCGTSGLHYQLSLHPEIWMSRPKELNFFIEERNWPRGEDWYRRYFDAGAKVRGESSPNYTAYPQHEGVPGRMRSLVPDAKLVYVVRDPLERIAAHWVHNYAKRREKGDLAATLTHANASYVVRSQYHMQLERFLTQYPFEQILVLEQEELRSAPLETLRKVFEFTGADPDFTHPHFGAQRHETSRKIRASRLAVRLERLSGSRPGRLLPKNVWLAIDERVSRRRPIERPDVRAAVGPEVLRVLREDAERLRELTGRRFAHWSIWDA
- a CDS encoding sulfotransferase, producing the protein MTEPAAGAWETAAYQVRPAEGDLVLIGGTGRSGTHVLSRLLGRNSRYAAVPIEARFHCHKRGIPDLLAGKVTLAEFLDKLRDFWWHRVRVDDQPRGLYNLLTRRRFDAVVERFEDEYQADPVPACRQLFVDLFWPLAAEQDKPGLVEMSSHNVREARTLQRLFGEARFVHAVRDGRDAASSVTTKTWGPGTVLKGIDWWADRLRAIETGLRATHDGANALSSSELCVVVLDDLVLGDREGTYGRLLDFLGIDDEPGMREFFDLQMHPDAAHLARWREGLGRIGRRRVQRKYENTLEALEREQNHVARSLIDAYKRLG
- a CDS encoding sulfotransferase, which produces MTPDLVFVGGTGRSGTHVVARLLGRHSRYAAIPIECRFHCNPSGLADVVTGKATPAEFLDKLRRFWWHRVRRGGRAWVRLAPFARRGGKVRGLHKIIPRDRFEEALSRFEESAPGDVVQASRTLFFDLLGPLATEAGKPALVEMSCFTIASAPGLARIFPEARFVHAVRDGRDSGSSKASKRQKSHHPTNVTDGIDWWLERLRLAEEGVRGLDDAARVAPISLDELVWGDRERAYGDLLGFLELADEPAMREFFASEVSPEAAHRERWREGLSEADQEAVRSRYETALAELEAKGYQCAPVLRRAYEQGAVAA
- the csrA gene encoding carbon storage regulator CsrA, translating into MLVLTRKTNQSIMIGDAVEVSVLAVSRDKIRLGITAPRDVPVFRKEVYLSIQEEQLGAEEDAKEQVEQALDDLSGD
- a CDS encoding sulfotransferase, yielding MTETDAEATELEGGAPRGAGRRRAQPAPFVFVGGTGRSGTHVLARLLSRHPHFALVPVEVRFHVEERGFPGLLAGQVSRDDFVRRLRGFWWKGFQTGRMRGMFRFVDEERFDAAVAAFETTFDDDPEAACRRLFCDLLWFRVTHANAKGLIEQSTDTVAQAATLARLFEGAKFIHVVRDGRDASASRVAQTRGVISPRTRRQGLEWWEGRIRGVDAGSRAVPPDRLLTVSLDELLLGRPRALRPLCRFTGVFIRKEMRRFFRRRMSAEHAHAERWREGLSERQIREIERAYEETLQRLEADGIACAPLLRRTLERSRAGAADGPEPMAYVSGDGREIEVG
- a CDS encoding thermonuclease family protein, which encodes MRKPAAIALVALAAVTGCGSDGADEGLGHVVSARVVRVIDGDTIEVTIDGAEEDVRYIGVDTPETVKPGSPVECYGPQASAANHRLVEGRTVRLVFDAERRDVYDRLLAYVYTETRGQPGKGRFVNAALVRQGYARTLEIAPNTEHAPQLSRLQAQAGRAGRGLWDAC
- a CDS encoding glycosyltransferase, whose product is MAERILFVTSNGTGLGHLTRSMAIAKRLDGAFEPLVLTLSAAAPVVDRLGFPVEYVASYATPGAGSDWRWSRRLRGRLRTAIAEAAPRLVVFDGAHPYQALIDAIAGARGTRAVWCRRPMWRPGSNPGALARSEFFDAVLEPGELAEREDRGPTVAVREQAHLVGPIVFCEPEELVPRAEAERELGLEPGKVNVLVQLGQGPEVAGAVTRCLDHLAGRDDVQVAALSSTIARLLTVPEGVVHLNATYPMSRYFAAFDLAVSAAGYNAFHELCRFGVPALYVPMPRQTDDQPARARYAAEAGIGLGADGPDSDRIETLLDELLDPGRRASMHERLGELRFEDGAAQAAQWLGKLAAAQAPAGRRRSGWWRRWLRRPLSSARRAAPFAARLPLHAAAFVKQTIVRRPPRTVVLALGVTEGALERELEGALARTPDPPGRVLVITDSLEFAPLLRAGVGFEHVPGPGEAQARVAGGDYHEFLSRRLALILAERPRPRRALAIGDRGADLLPEIA
- a CDS encoding lipopolysaccharide biosynthesis protein, with translation MAEGDRRRARGSKSPRRASKHEHSHPGGTGAVLGTQLARYSSAQGLSLLITNVLHYASIPVVAWFLGASSLGSYALLFFVTSIVTQVIHLASKPGTIMRTFGVTDEDDVDDDDDGEEEGVSTRPTYTLGVGIVWCTFLAAVAIGLAFAFRTQIADFLLHDPNQGNAVLFATITGAVWAIFKLGEIVYWFEKRPLAYALIDASRPTFNLIAIIAILASGAGVEGAILGQAVGTTLAAVICIALLRGSFQLGFDFGELWEILKRGSIRVPIASSMWVIQQADVFILSRYVSHSELGIYTFASRTGFMVAFLPQGFRMALRPIRKGAAFRAFRREYGVPVAQGQLLAYFVLVTLTAVLAMVLGGEILIQIGGPRFESAAPIVPLTAAAMSMPALYRTVNTMATYPNKRRVFITATVGAALLYVGLMVLLLSQTGIGIYAAPISMLLAFTFPITFMFLRSQLGDDPVEFPYLAMFQATVVAAGLAVAYHFAHPDNKWVQLPLIALVMGIWIASLFVLRIIPTYHWHPLRHIAVSAIRGSPLRFDVPKGLASLEPGDRGALWTAVNERLPAEALVPSLGEQSDSGPAQEILAADANSASESEGARLVRLLRQAGSQGGVPVADSSELDAGIALFLFSDRPVSVRLAKMRELLSSGGSAHDLRTLEDLRDDLARAPTEAWAPMSRETEERRSGAPLAAKRA